In Nicotiana tabacum cultivar K326 chromosome 17, ASM71507v2, whole genome shotgun sequence, one DNA window encodes the following:
- the LOC107810379 gene encoding uncharacterized protein LOC107810379 isoform X1, with translation MDSRNLYHLHQLQQQQLAGYPLFTGVQALHDWNPSMTSEEEYYYKGEMKRIFQNNISSEELWKSSSSIDTFPLMNSSMFQNGHQSSNEQLDYKNSKGYISNDYFLKMKDTNGLSNSLFKESYFKQEQHHVFDLNENLLSEDHSYMNNAKTCIGFSGLAAAAATPNYISSHLEHSDFQDLKKLGFNGLNFKNSIGDHSTSFGHFCTDRMSSGFAGLQELIHNPSNSSNKNPVVSNNIGVSTKAKRLSCSAENPAQEVSKKPRITSQSSTPMLKVRKEKLGDRISALHRLVAPFGKTDTASVLTEAIGYIQFLQDQILTLSMPYAKSSKGKLHQINLKDSSIDMKGQAVQDLKSRGLCLVPMSFSSYITYSCD, from the exons ATGGATTCTAGGAATCTTTATCATCTTCATCAACTTCAACAACAGCAGCTTGCTGGGTATCCCTTATTCACTGGGGTTCAAGCTTTACACGATTGGAACCCAAGCATGACCTC GGAAGAAGAATATTACTACAAGGGAGAAATGAAAAGGATATTCCAGAATAACATCTCATCCGAAGAGCTGTGGAAAAGTAGTAGTAGTATTGACACATTTCCATTAATGAACTCCTCTATGTTCCAAAATGGCCATCAATCATCTAACGAGCAGCTGGATTACAAAAATAGCAAGGGGTACATATCCAACGATTATTTCCTCAAGATGAAAGATACAAACGGTTTGAGTAACAGCTTGTTCAAAGAGAGTTACTTCAAACAAGAGCAACATCATGTTTTTGATTTGAATGAGAATCTTCTGTCCGAAGATCATTCGTACATGAACAATGCTAAAACCTGCATTGGATTCTCCGGTTTAGCTGCTGCTGCTGCAACTCCAAATTATATCTCAAGTCATTTGGAACATTCGGATTTCCAGGATTTGAAGAAGTTAGGATTTAATGGCCTAAATTTCAAGAATAGTATTGGTGATCATAGTACTAGCTTTGGCCATTTCTGCACGGACAGGATGTCTTCAGGCTTTGCTGGACTGCAAGAATTAATCCACAATCCATCAAACAGCTCCAATAAA AACCCAGTTGTTAGCAATAATATTGGAGTTTCTACAAAAGCAAAGAGATTGAGTTGTTCAGCTGAAAATCCAGCTCAAGAAGTATCGAagaagcctcgaatcacatcacaATCTTCCACTCCAATGCTTAAg GTACGGAAGGAAAAACTAGGAGACAGGATTTCAGCTCTTCACAGATTAGTGGCACCTTTCGGCAAG ACTGATACAGCCTCAGTATTAACAGAAGCCATTGGCTATATTCAGTTCCTTCAGGACCAGATCCTG ACATTAAGCATGCCTTATGCGAAGTCATCTAAAGGGAAGCTCCATCAGATAAACTTAAAG
- the LOC107810379 gene encoding uncharacterized protein LOC107810379 isoform X2 yields MDSRNLYHLHQLQQQQLAGYPLFTGVQALHDWNPSMTSEEEYYYKGEMKRIFQNNISSEELWKSSSSIDTFPLMNSSMFQNGHQSSNEQLDYKNSKGYISNDYFLKMKDTNGLSNSLFKESYFKQEQHHVFDLNENLLSEDHSYMNNAKTCIGFSGLAAAAATPNYISSHLEHSDFQDLKKLGFNGLNFKNSIGDHSTSFGHFCTDRMSSGFAGLQELIHNPSNSSNKNPVVSNNIGVSTKAKRLSCSAENPAQEVSKKPRITSQSSTPMLKVRKEKLGDRISALHRLVAPFGKTDTASVLTEAIGYIQFLQDQILDSSIDMKGQAVQDLKSRGLCLVPMSFSSYITYSCD; encoded by the exons ATGGATTCTAGGAATCTTTATCATCTTCATCAACTTCAACAACAGCAGCTTGCTGGGTATCCCTTATTCACTGGGGTTCAAGCTTTACACGATTGGAACCCAAGCATGACCTC GGAAGAAGAATATTACTACAAGGGAGAAATGAAAAGGATATTCCAGAATAACATCTCATCCGAAGAGCTGTGGAAAAGTAGTAGTAGTATTGACACATTTCCATTAATGAACTCCTCTATGTTCCAAAATGGCCATCAATCATCTAACGAGCAGCTGGATTACAAAAATAGCAAGGGGTACATATCCAACGATTATTTCCTCAAGATGAAAGATACAAACGGTTTGAGTAACAGCTTGTTCAAAGAGAGTTACTTCAAACAAGAGCAACATCATGTTTTTGATTTGAATGAGAATCTTCTGTCCGAAGATCATTCGTACATGAACAATGCTAAAACCTGCATTGGATTCTCCGGTTTAGCTGCTGCTGCTGCAACTCCAAATTATATCTCAAGTCATTTGGAACATTCGGATTTCCAGGATTTGAAGAAGTTAGGATTTAATGGCCTAAATTTCAAGAATAGTATTGGTGATCATAGTACTAGCTTTGGCCATTTCTGCACGGACAGGATGTCTTCAGGCTTTGCTGGACTGCAAGAATTAATCCACAATCCATCAAACAGCTCCAATAAA AACCCAGTTGTTAGCAATAATATTGGAGTTTCTACAAAAGCAAAGAGATTGAGTTGTTCAGCTGAAAATCCAGCTCAAGAAGTATCGAagaagcctcgaatcacatcacaATCTTCCACTCCAATGCTTAAg GTACGGAAGGAAAAACTAGGAGACAGGATTTCAGCTCTTCACAGATTAGTGGCACCTTTCGGCAAG ACTGATACAGCCTCAGTATTAACAGAAGCCATTGGCTATATTCAGTTCCTTCAGGACCAGATCCTG